Proteins found in one Allorhizobium pseudoryzae genomic segment:
- the waaA gene encoding lipid IV(A) 3-deoxy-D-manno-octulosonic acid transferase, with protein sequence MGYRVAGICAYPLMSPYLTYRALKGKEDRKRRLERFGFASQPRPHGPLVWVHAASVGETNAVIPLIRELLRREIHVLLTTGTVTSAEVVANRLGDDVIHQYVPLDLKFPIKRFIAYWHPDAAITAESEMWPTTMAELARRNIPQIRVNGRLSDRSYDRWQRNSKVAELLFGKLSLVVARSDLDAERFLDLGSWPVVISGNLKGDTDPPPVDPELLSLYRAQIGERRTWAAVCTFDGEEAAAAFVHRALKPRNQQLTIIVPRHPERGDEIEAMLTEKGLKVARRSRNDEITPETDIFLGDTIGEMGLYLRLTEISFVGRSLTEEGGQNPMESSMIGCAVLSGPNVQNFRETYQHIIRKGGARMIRDVEMLAKAVHYLMTNDIARRKMIDCGHEAVQDMRGALSTTIKALEPYINPLTVTARLRPAGTDG encoded by the coding sequence ATGGGATACCGTGTCGCGGGCATCTGCGCCTATCCGCTGATGTCACCTTATCTCACCTATCGTGCCCTGAAGGGCAAGGAAGACCGCAAGCGCCGGCTGGAGCGGTTCGGCTTTGCCAGCCAGCCGCGGCCGCACGGACCGCTGGTCTGGGTGCACGCGGCAAGCGTCGGCGAAACGAATGCCGTCATTCCGCTCATCCGCGAACTGCTGCGCCGCGAAATCCATGTTCTGCTGACGACCGGGACGGTGACCTCCGCCGAAGTGGTCGCCAACCGCCTGGGCGACGATGTCATCCACCAGTATGTGCCGCTCGACCTGAAATTCCCGATCAAGCGGTTCATCGCCTACTGGCATCCGGATGCGGCGATCACCGCCGAATCGGAGATGTGGCCGACGACGATGGCAGAGCTTGCCCGCCGCAACATTCCGCAGATCCGGGTGAACGGCCGCCTCTCCGATCGCTCCTATGATCGCTGGCAGCGCAACAGCAAGGTGGCCGAACTTCTGTTCGGCAAGCTGTCGCTGGTCGTGGCACGCTCGGACCTCGATGCCGAGCGTTTTCTCGATCTCGGCTCCTGGCCCGTCGTGATTTCCGGCAATCTGAAGGGCGACACCGATCCGCCGCCGGTCGATCCGGAGCTGCTCTCGCTGTATCGCGCCCAGATCGGCGAGCGCCGCACCTGGGCCGCGGTCTGCACCTTCGATGGGGAAGAGGCGGCGGCGGCTTTTGTCCACCGGGCGCTGAAGCCGCGCAACCAGCAGCTCACCATCATCGTGCCACGCCATCCGGAGCGGGGCGACGAGATTGAGGCGATGCTCACCGAAAAGGGCCTGAAGGTCGCGCGCCGCTCGCGCAATGACGAGATCACCCCGGAAACGGATATCTTCCTCGGGGATACGATCGGCGAAATGGGGCTTTACCTGCGCCTGACGGAAATCTCCTTTGTCGGTCGTTCGCTGACGGAGGAGGGCGGGCAGAACCCGATGGAATCCTCGATGATCGGCTGCGCTGTCCTCTCCGGCCCGAATGTCCAGAACTTCCGGGAGACCTACCAGCACATCATACGCAAGGGCGGCGCCCGGATGATCCGTGATGTGGAAATGCTGGCCAAGGCCGTGCATTACCTGATGACCAACGATATCGCCCGCCGCAAGATGATCGATTGCGGCCATGAGGCGGTGCAGGACATGCGCGGCGCGCTGTCCACCACCATCAAGGCGCTCGAACCCTATATCAACCCGCTGACCGTGACCGCACGGCTGCGTCCGGCCGGAACGGACGGCTGA
- a CDS encoding TldD/PmbA family protein produces the protein MSSEIDSGALLSRASELIDLAQKAGADQADAVVVRSRSRSVSVRLGKVESTEASESDDFSLRVFVGRQVASVSANPGFDLKALAERAVAMAKVSPEDPFACLADEVDLARFYPDLELYDATEMSTVEMTDAALAMEQAALSVAGVTNSSGAGASAGIGGLVLVTSNGFSGSYMASRFGRSVSVIAGEGTKMERDYDFDSRLYAADLDAAELIGRRAGERVVKRINPRQVPTGSNLTVVFDPRVARGFVGHIAGAINGASVARKTSFLRDKMGQQVLKSGLNITDDPLVVRGSSSRPFDGEGVKGERMVMIEDGVLKHWFLSTSTGRELGLPTNGRGVRGGTAVTPASTNLALEPGEIAPQDLIRSIGTGFYVTELIGQGVNMITGEYSRGATGFWIENGELAYPVSEVTIASNLKDMFMRVTPANDIDRKYGVAAPTIAIEGMTLAGR, from the coding sequence ATGTCGTCTGAAATCGATTCCGGTGCCCTCCTCTCTCGCGCAAGCGAGCTCATCGATCTTGCACAAAAGGCGGGTGCCGATCAGGCCGATGCGGTGGTCGTCCGCTCCCGTTCCCGCTCCGTCAGCGTGCGGCTCGGCAAGGTGGAAAGCACCGAAGCCTCCGAAAGCGACGATTTTTCGCTGCGCGTCTTCGTCGGGCGTCAGGTGGCAAGCGTCTCCGCCAATCCGGGTTTCGACCTGAAGGCGCTGGCCGAACGCGCCGTCGCCATGGCGAAGGTCTCGCCGGAAGATCCCTTCGCCTGCCTGGCGGACGAGGTGGATCTTGCCCGCTTCTATCCGGACCTCGAGCTTTATGACGCAACGGAGATGTCGACCGTCGAGATGACGGACGCCGCCCTTGCCATGGAGCAGGCGGCCCTTTCGGTCGCCGGTGTCACCAACTCCTCCGGCGCGGGCGCCTCCGCCGGAATCGGCGGTCTGGTTCTCGTCACCTCCAACGGCTTTTCCGGCAGTTATATGGCCAGCCGCTTCGGCCGTTCCGTCAGCGTGATTGCCGGCGAAGGCACGAAGATGGAGCGCGACTATGATTTCGACAGCCGCCTCTATGCCGCCGATCTCGATGCCGCAGAGCTGATCGGCCGTCGCGCCGGCGAGCGGGTGGTCAAACGCATCAATCCGCGGCAGGTGCCGACCGGCAGCAATCTCACCGTCGTCTTCGATCCACGGGTCGCCCGCGGCTTCGTCGGCCATATCGCCGGCGCGATCAACGGCGCCTCGGTCGCCCGCAAGACGAGTTTCCTGCGCGACAAGATGGGTCAGCAGGTGCTGAAGTCCGGCCTCAACATCACCGATGATCCGCTCGTCGTGCGCGGCTCCTCCTCGCGGCCCTTCGATGGCGAAGGCGTGAAGGGCGAACGCATGGTGATGATCGAGGACGGCGTGCTGAAGCACTGGTTCCTCTCGACCTCCACTGGTCGCGAGCTGGGCCTGCCGACCAATGGCCGCGGCGTGCGCGGTGGAACTGCCGTCACGCCGGCGTCGACCAATCTCGCGCTGGAGCCGGGCGAGATTGCGCCGCAAGACCTGATCCGCAGCATCGGCACCGGTTTTTACGTCACCGAACTCATCGGCCAGGGCGTCAACATGATTACCGGCGAATACAGCCGCGGCGCGACCGGCTTCTGGATCGAAAACGGCGAACTCGCCTATCCGGTCTCGGAAGTCACGATCGCCTCCAACCTCAAGGACATGTTCATGCGTGTCACCCCCGCCAACGACATCGATCGCAAATACGGCGTCGCCGCGCCGACGATCGCGATCGAAGGCATGACGCTGGCGGGACGCTGA
- the rsmD gene encoding 16S rRNA (guanine(966)-N(2))-methyltransferase RsmD — MRIVGGEFRGRTLATPKSNAIRPTIDRTRESLFNIIGHVYPEAIEDARVIDLFAGTGAVGLEALSRGCRSALFVENSVEGRGLLWENIEQFGLHGRARILRRDATKLGGVGTIEPFHFLFADPPYGEGLGEAALAAAHEGGWLLPGALVVVEERADVTLSVDPVFVSLEQRLFGDTRIHFFRYQPA, encoded by the coding sequence GTGCGGATCGTAGGTGGTGAGTTTCGTGGCCGCACGCTGGCCACGCCCAAATCCAACGCGATCCGGCCGACCATCGACCGGACGCGCGAAAGCCTGTTCAACATCATCGGCCATGTCTATCCCGAAGCGATCGAGGATGCCCGCGTCATCGATCTCTTCGCCGGCACCGGCGCGGTGGGGCTCGAAGCCCTGTCGCGGGGCTGTCGCAGCGCGCTCTTTGTCGAAAACAGCGTCGAGGGCAGGGGCCTTCTCTGGGAAAACATCGAGCAGTTCGGCCTGCACGGCCGCGCCCGCATTCTGAGACGCGACGCGACCAAGCTCGGCGGCGTTGGCACGATCGAGCCCTTCCATTTCCTGTTCGCCGATCCGCCCTATGGTGAGGGCTTGGGCGAGGCCGCGCTTGCTGCCGCGCACGAGGGCGGCTGGCTGCTGCCCGGAGCTTTGGTGGTGGTCGAGGAACGGGCCGACGTGACGCTGTCGGTCGATCCGGTTTTCGTCTCCCTCGAGCAGCGACTGTTCGGCGATACCCGCATCCATTTCTTCCGATACCAGCCCGCCTGA
- a CDS encoding HAD family hydrolase, with translation MASSLSSIRGLLFDKDGTLLRYDESWGPVNREAARIAAAGGAPEFEEQLLRACGMDPVTGKTKADSLFAAGTAAQIAAGFVAAGSLREVGSLTIELDDLFVRASDFSVAVTDLGAYFGRLKSRGFVLGVASSDNERSIRETARRFGFLDHLDYIAGYDSGFGCKPEPGMVMGFCRLTGLDPSEVAVIGDNNHDLHMAAAAKAGLKVAVLTGTGSVASLEAAADHVLEDITGLETLLPTPLPA, from the coding sequence ATGGCGTCGTCCCTCTCCTCGATCCGCGGTCTCCTGTTCGACAAGGATGGCACGCTTCTCCGCTACGATGAAAGCTGGGGACCGGTGAACCGCGAGGCGGCACGGATTGCCGCCGCCGGTGGTGCTCCGGAATTCGAAGAGCAGCTCCTGCGCGCCTGCGGCATGGATCCCGTCACCGGCAAGACGAAGGCCGACAGCCTGTTTGCCGCCGGCACTGCCGCGCAGATTGCCGCCGGGTTCGTTGCCGCCGGCTCGCTGCGCGAGGTGGGAAGCCTGACGATCGAACTCGATGATCTCTTCGTGCGGGCATCGGATTTCTCCGTCGCGGTGACGGATCTCGGCGCCTATTTCGGGCGGCTGAAGTCCCGCGGTTTTGTCCTCGGTGTCGCATCCAGCGACAACGAACGGTCGATCCGCGAGACCGCGCGCCGATTCGGGTTCCTCGATCATCTCGATTACATCGCCGGCTACGATAGCGGTTTCGGCTGCAAGCCGGAGCCGGGCATGGTGATGGGGTTCTGCCGGCTGACGGGGCTCGACCCGTCTGAGGTTGCGGTGATCGGCGACAACAATCATGATCTGCACATGGCCGCCGCCGCGAAGGCCGGCCTGAAGGTGGCGGTTCTGACCGGTACCGGCTCGGTCGCCTCGCTGGAGGCTGCCGCCGATCACGTGCTGGAGGATATTACCGGCCTGGAAACGCTGTTGCCCACGCCATTGCCGGCCTGA
- the lpxK gene encoding tetraacyldisaccharide 4'-kinase, which translates to MVSDAPPFWWTKADWRAWSLWPVSLVYGGIAGRRMARAKPPSVPVPVFCVGNFTVGGAGKTPTALAIAKAARAKGLTPGFLSRGYGGSLDVTTLVDPHHHRADAVGDEPLLLAREAITVISRRRHQGAERLVAEGVDFIIMDDGFQSARLHIDFALVVVDSGRGIGNGHIVPAGPVRAPLRQQMLQMSSLLRVGEGEAADPLVRQAARAGKPVRVASLKPGPAPEIKEKPLLAFAGIADPAKFYRTVESLGGQIALRRDFPDHHYFSEDELTDLMADADKDGLTLVTTAKDAARLAGHHGAAETLRSRLTVVEVEMVFDDPQAPAKMIDEAIARCRARLLTEKRNG; encoded by the coding sequence ATGGTTTCGGATGCGCCGCCCTTCTGGTGGACGAAAGCCGACTGGCGGGCTTGGAGCCTCTGGCCGGTCTCGCTCGTCTATGGCGGCATTGCCGGCCGGCGCATGGCCCGCGCCAAACCGCCGAGCGTCCCCGTTCCCGTCTTCTGCGTCGGCAATTTTACCGTGGGCGGTGCCGGCAAGACGCCGACGGCACTGGCGATTGCCAAGGCCGCCAGGGCCAAAGGCCTGACGCCCGGTTTCCTCAGCCGCGGTTATGGCGGCTCTCTCGACGTCACCACCCTCGTCGATCCGCACCACCACCGCGCCGATGCCGTCGGTGACGAACCGTTGCTGCTCGCCCGCGAGGCGATCACGGTGATTTCGCGCCGCCGCCATCAGGGTGCGGAGCGGCTGGTGGCGGAGGGCGTCGATTTCATCATCATGGATGATGGTTTCCAGAGCGCCCGGCTCCATATCGACTTTGCCCTGGTGGTGGTCGATTCCGGCCGCGGTATCGGCAATGGCCATATCGTGCCGGCAGGCCCGGTGCGCGCGCCGCTGCGCCAGCAGATGCTGCAGATGTCCTCGCTGCTGCGGGTGGGTGAGGGGGAGGCCGCCGATCCGCTGGTGCGCCAGGCCGCACGCGCCGGAAAGCCGGTGCGCGTCGCGAGCCTCAAGCCGGGCCCGGCGCCGGAGATCAAGGAGAAGCCGCTCCTCGCCTTTGCCGGCATTGCAGATCCGGCCAAATTCTACCGCACGGTGGAAAGCCTCGGCGGACAGATCGCGCTGCGGCGGGATTTTCCCGACCATCATTATTTCAGCGAGGACGAACTGACCGACCTGATGGCGGATGCCGACAAGGACGGTCTGACGCTGGTCACCACCGCCAAGGACGCCGCGCGCCTTGCCGGCCATCATGGTGCCGCCGAGACGTTGCGGTCACGGCTGACGGTGGTGGAGGTCGAGATGGTCTTCGACGATCCGCAGGCGCCGGCCAAGATGATCGATGAGGCGATCGCCCGCTGCAGGGCGCGGCTGCTGACGGAAAAGCGAAACGGATAG
- a CDS encoding 3'(2'),5'-bisphosphate nucleotidase CysQ, whose amino-acid sequence MPDADWTQDLALIRDAARQAGEIALGFFGKSPEVWWKNEGRSPVSAADFASNDRLQSLLLNARPNYGWLSEETDDDAARLNVETLFVVDPIDGTRAFINGEKTWCVSVAVVHRGSPVAGVLYAPALAEEFYAVAGAQAYKNDVAISVSSAKPGAVRQIAVAEDMLGRFSSDFRATLNRIRHVPSLAYRLAMVADGRIDGTVVKRNSHDWDLAAADLILERAGGRLVDLDENRLIYNRREVQHDILCGGAEHVLDSLVHGLRAG is encoded by the coding sequence ATGCCAGATGCAGACTGGACGCAAGACCTGGCGCTGATCCGCGACGCGGCGCGCCAAGCCGGCGAGATCGCGCTCGGTTTCTTCGGCAAATCGCCGGAGGTCTGGTGGAAGAACGAGGGGCGCTCGCCGGTCAGTGCGGCGGATTTTGCTTCGAATGACCGTCTGCAGAGCCTGCTTTTGAACGCCCGTCCGAATTACGGCTGGTTGTCGGAAGAAACCGATGACGATGCGGCAAGGCTCAATGTCGAGACCCTCTTCGTCGTTGATCCGATCGACGGCACCCGCGCCTTCATCAACGGCGAAAAGACCTGGTGCGTCAGCGTCGCCGTGGTTCATCGCGGCAGCCCCGTTGCCGGCGTGCTTTATGCCCCGGCGCTCGCCGAGGAATTTTATGCCGTTGCGGGCGCCCAGGCCTATAAGAACGATGTCGCAATCTCGGTCTCGTCCGCAAAACCCGGTGCTGTCCGGCAGATCGCGGTCGCCGAAGACATGCTCGGGCGCTTCTCGTCGGACTTCCGCGCAACGCTGAACCGGATCCGGCACGTGCCCTCGCTCGCCTATCGTCTGGCCATGGTCGCGGATGGCCGGATCGATGGCACGGTGGTCAAGCGCAACAGCCATGACTGGGATCTGGCTGCCGCCGATCTCATTCTGGAGCGGGCCGGCGGGCGCCTGGTCGATCTTGACGAAAACCGCCTGATCTACAACCGCCGCGAGGTGCAGCACGACATTTTGTGCGGCGGTGCGGAACATGTGCTGGATAGCCTGGTCCACGGGCTTCGCGCGGGTTGA
- a CDS encoding monovalent cation:proton antiporter-2 (CPA2) family protein: MATTDPMLNETLLLLGGAVLAAPIFKKLGLGTVLGYLAAGIVIGPILRLINDPQEVLHVSELGVVFLLFIIGLELKPSRLWQMRGDIFVLGTAQVVLSGFALTGLAWLAGLSSWQGSIIAGFGLALSSTAFALQILADNGEANTAYGRRSFSVLLFQDLAIVPLLALVTLLGSGETETSSFFRDFAVAAAAVALLVLAGRYLLTPMFQVIARTGAREVMLAAALLVVLGSAIIMQLAGLSMAMGAFLAGVMLAESSYRHELEADIEPFRGLLLAMFFIAVGLSLELGAILDNLLLILLGVPAFMIVKAMVLYGLSRLWGSTHEDAASIAALLPQGGEFGFVLFTTAVAAGLLTPATSSLLIASVTLSMALTPLGAALTRRFLVREEREELAEDFDGAGADVLMVGFSRFGQIAAQILLAGGSDVTVIDDSADRIRQASTFGFRIYFGDGTRREVLVAAGIERAKIVAVCTQKPEITDKVVNMIRTEFPDVRLFVRSYDRIHSLSLRAREVEYELRETLESGLLFGRKMLEGLGTAESQASEIGDDIRRRDEERLQIQAAEGISAGQHMLHTRPVRPEPLMKPKRAPVLDPRDAAEQADTL; encoded by the coding sequence ATGGCAACAACAGACCCGATGCTGAACGAGACGCTGCTGCTTCTGGGAGGTGCGGTGCTGGCCGCTCCCATTTTCAAGAAACTGGGGCTCGGCACCGTGCTCGGCTATCTCGCCGCCGGCATCGTCATTGGCCCGATCCTCAGGCTGATCAACGATCCGCAGGAAGTGCTGCACGTTTCGGAACTCGGCGTCGTTTTCCTGCTCTTCATCATCGGACTGGAGCTGAAACCCTCGCGTCTGTGGCAGATGCGCGGCGATATCTTCGTGCTCGGAACGGCGCAGGTGGTGCTTTCCGGTTTTGCGCTGACGGGCCTTGCCTGGCTGGCCGGCCTCTCCTCCTGGCAGGGCAGCATCATTGCAGGCTTCGGCCTGGCGCTTTCCTCCACCGCTTTCGCGCTGCAGATCCTGGCCGATAACGGCGAAGCCAATACCGCCTATGGACGGCGATCCTTCTCCGTGCTGCTGTTCCAGGATCTCGCCATCGTGCCGCTTCTGGCGCTCGTCACGCTGCTCGGCTCGGGAGAAACGGAAACCAGCTCCTTCTTCCGCGATTTCGCCGTGGCGGCAGCGGCCGTCGCGCTGCTGGTGCTCGCCGGTCGTTACCTGCTGACGCCGATGTTCCAGGTGATTGCCCGCACCGGCGCGCGCGAGGTGATGCTGGCAGCGGCGCTGCTGGTGGTCCTTGGATCGGCAATCATCATGCAGCTTGCCGGTCTCTCCATGGCCATGGGCGCCTTCCTCGCCGGCGTGATGCTGGCCGAATCCTCCTACCGGCACGAGCTGGAGGCGGATATCGAGCCGTTCCGCGGCCTTCTGCTTGCGATGTTCTTCATCGCCGTGGGTCTCTCGCTGGAACTCGGCGCGATCCTCGACAACCTCCTGCTGATCCTGCTCGGCGTGCCGGCCTTCATGATCGTCAAGGCGATGGTGCTCTATGGGTTGAGCCGTCTTTGGGGCTCGACGCATGAGGATGCCGCCAGCATCGCCGCGCTTCTGCCGCAGGGCGGCGAATTCGGCTTCGTGCTCTTCACCACGGCGGTGGCCGCCGGCCTTTTGACGCCCGCCACCTCCTCGCTGCTGATTGCGAGCGTCACGCTGTCGATGGCGCTGACGCCGCTCGGTGCTGCGCTGACAAGGCGTTTTCTGGTGCGCGAAGAGCGCGAGGAACTGGCCGAAGACTTCGACGGTGCCGGCGCCGACGTGCTGATGGTGGGCTTTTCCCGCTTCGGCCAGATCGCCGCGCAGATCCTGCTTGCCGGCGGCAGCGACGTGACGGTGATCGACGATTCCGCCGACCGTATCCGCCAGGCCTCCACCTTCGGTTTCCGCATCTATTTCGGCGACGGCACGCGGCGCGAGGTGCTGGTGGCAGCCGGCATCGAGCGGGCCAAGATCGTCGCGGTCTGCACGCAGAAGCCGGAGATCACTGACAAGGTCGTCAACATGATCCGGACCGAGTTTCCGGATGTGCGGCTCTTCGTGCGCTCCTATGACCGCATCCACTCGCTGTCGCTCCGGGCGCGCGAGGTGGAATACGAACTGCGCGAGACCCTCGAGTCCGGTCTCCTGTTCGGCCGCAAGATGCTGGAGGGCCTTGGCACTGCGGAATCGCAGGCGTCGGAAATCGGCGACGACATTCGCAGGCGCGACGAAGAGAGGCTGCAGATCCAGGCGGCGGAAGGTATCTCGGCCGGTCAGCACATGCTGCACACCCGCCCCGTTCGTCCGGAACCGCTGATGAAGCCGAAGCGGGCGCCGGTTCTCGATCCGCGCGATGCGGCAGAACAGGCCGACACGCTCTGA
- a CDS encoding DUF2093 domain-containing protein, translating to MNRFEGGGHREAKIRYLDGDYQILSPGAFVTCAITGATIPVDELRYWSVARQEAYADCAASLEADKRAGILPNQSRA from the coding sequence ATGAACCGGTTCGAAGGCGGTGGCCATCGGGAAGCCAAGATCCGTTACCTGGATGGCGACTACCAGATCCTGTCGCCGGGCGCCTTCGTCACCTGCGCGATCACCGGCGCGACGATCCCGGTGGATGAGCTGCGCTACTGGAGCGTGGCGCGCCAGGAGGCCTATGCCGATTGCGCCGCCTCGCTGGAAGCCGACAAGCGCGCCGGCATTCTGCCCAACCAGAGCCGCGCCTGA
- a CDS encoding patatin-like phospholipase family protein has translation MNTRLSLPEAPVASRPGDGPRVALALGGGGARGIAHIAVIEALDEMGIRPVAIAGSSIGAIFGAGMAAGMSGGDIRDFTIETLGNRGTVLNRLWSLGPASMRDMVGGFRLGHFNLERILTAFLPPQIPARFEDLAIPLKVAVTDYYGQSEVILEEGDLAPAIAASAAIPGLFMPVRINGRIMVDGGIFNPIPYEHVADGADIVIGVDVVGGPEGDGTHAPNRIESMFGASQLMMQACIALKLKLHPPQLFLRPPVNRFGVLDFLKVREILSETEGVKDELKRGLESLMKASARA, from the coding sequence ATGAACACGCGGCTATCGCTTCCCGAGGCCCCCGTTGCATCCAGGCCCGGCGATGGCCCGCGGGTGGCACTGGCGCTTGGTGGAGGCGGCGCCCGCGGCATCGCGCATATTGCTGTCATCGAGGCGCTGGACGAGATGGGGATCCGCCCGGTGGCGATCGCCGGTTCCTCGATCGGCGCCATCTTCGGCGCGGGCATGGCCGCCGGCATGTCGGGGGGCGACATCCGCGACTTCACCATCGAAACGCTCGGCAATCGCGGCACGGTGCTGAACCGCCTCTGGTCGCTCGGCCCTGCCTCCATGCGCGACATGGTCGGCGGCTTCCGGCTCGGCCACTTCAACCTCGAACGCATCCTCACTGCCTTCCTGCCACCGCAAATCCCCGCACGCTTCGAGGATCTCGCCATCCCGCTGAAGGTCGCGGTAACGGATTATTACGGGCAGTCGGAAGTGATCCTCGAAGAAGGCGACCTTGCTCCGGCGATTGCCGCCTCGGCTGCCATTCCCGGCCTCTTCATGCCGGTGCGCATCAACGGCCGCATCATGGTGGATGGCGGCATCTTCAATCCGATCCCCTATGAACATGTGGCAGACGGGGCCGATATCGTCATCGGTGTGGATGTGGTCGGTGGCCCGGAAGGCGACGGCACCCATGCGCCGAACCGCATCGAAAGCATGTTCGGCGCCAGCCAGCTGATGATGCAGGCCTGCATCGCGCTGAAGCTCAAGCTGCATCCGCCGCAGCTGTTCCTGCGCCCGCCGGTCAACCGCTTCGGTGTTCTGGATTTTCTGAAGGTGCGCGAGATCCTCAGCGAAACCGAGGGCGTCAAGGATGAGCTGAAACGCGGGCTGGAGAGCCTGATGAAGGCCTCCGCCCGCGCCTGA
- a CDS encoding DUF4170 domain-containing protein — MTDQSGKKQLLHLVFGGELESLQGVEFKDLKALDIVGIYPDYASALTAWKSKAQATVDNAHMRYFIVHMHRLLDPNSND; from the coding sequence ATGACCGACCAGAGCGGCAAAAAGCAACTTCTTCACCTGGTGTTCGGGGGCGAGCTTGAAAGCCTGCAAGGTGTCGAGTTCAAGGATCTGAAGGCGCTCGATATCGTCGGCATCTATCCGGATTACGCAAGCGCCCTGACGGCCTGGAAGTCCAAGGCGCAGGCGACCGTCGACAATGCGCATATGCGCTACTTCATCGTTCACATGCACCGTCTTCTGGACCCCAATTCCAACGATTGA